In a single window of the Olivibacter sp. SDN3 genome:
- a CDS encoding DUF47 domain-containing protein yields MSLNSIFQYFVPKDKKFFPLFEQASTNLIDIANALNEAVNSDDLEQRKLLYKRVKDLEHKGDDITHQIHLELGKNFITPFDREDIHTLASALDDIADYIFDSANRMELYHVDTITEPIKELSALIVEAVVALSKGMHELRNLKNVRSIADACVRVNSVENKADYVYNKAVGDLFLYEKDAIALIKYKEVLSTLETATDMCEDVANVLESILVKNA; encoded by the coding sequence ATGTCGCTAAATAGTATATTTCAATACTTCGTTCCAAAAGACAAGAAATTTTTTCCTCTTTTTGAACAGGCCAGTACCAACCTCATTGATATTGCCAACGCGCTAAATGAGGCGGTTAATTCAGACGACTTAGAACAGCGTAAGCTCCTCTATAAACGAGTTAAAGATTTAGAGCACAAAGGCGACGATATAACCCATCAGATTCATTTGGAACTGGGGAAGAACTTTATTACTCCTTTCGACAGGGAAGATATCCACACGCTAGCCAGCGCTTTGGATGATATCGCAGATTACATATTTGATTCCGCGAATAGAATGGAGCTGTACCACGTTGATACAATTACTGAGCCCATTAAAGAATTATCTGCCCTAATTGTTGAAGCAGTAGTAGCCCTCTCCAAGGGAATGCACGAGCTAAGAAACCTAAAAAATGTTAGGAGTATTGCAGATGCCTGTGTACGTGTCAACAGCGTAGAAAACAAAGCAGATTATGTTTATAATAAGGCCGTTGGAGATCTTTTCCTATATGAGAAGGATGCAATTGCCCTGATTAAATATAAAGAGGTGTTATCGACATTGGAGACCGCTACTGACATGTGTGAAGATGTGGCTAATGTGCTGGAAAGCATTTTGGTGAAAAATGCCTAA
- a CDS encoding inorganic phosphate transporter, whose protein sequence is MLTTILVVVIVLAIAFDYINGFHDAANSIATIVSTKVLTPFQAVLWAAAFNFAAYFYFTDHKVANTIAKTVVENYITLEVILAGLIAAIGWNLFTWYYGVPSSSSHTLIGGFAGAGMSHALFLGDSVLGAINLGPTLKIISFIVLAPVIGMLISIIITLIILHLAKRSRPAVAEKWFKRLQLISSAALSFAHGGNDAQKVMGIIVVAMVAGGYLPNADHMPEWIPLTCYSAIALGTMSGGWKIVKTMGTKITKVTALEGVGAETAGALTLGITEHFGIPVSTTHTITGSIIGVGLVKRVSAVRWGVTISLLWAWVLTIPVSAVLAGITYGIMHYVL, encoded by the coding sequence ATGTTAACCACCATATTGGTTGTTGTTATTGTTTTAGCTATTGCTTTTGATTATATCAACGGTTTCCACGACGCCGCGAACTCCATAGCAACCATTGTTTCCACGAAAGTTTTAACACCATTTCAAGCAGTACTTTGGGCCGCTGCATTCAATTTTGCCGCATATTTTTATTTTACAGACCATAAAGTTGCCAACACCATAGCCAAAACGGTGGTTGAAAACTATATTACACTTGAAGTAATATTAGCCGGATTGATAGCGGCAATAGGATGGAACCTCTTTACCTGGTATTATGGTGTACCGTCAAGTTCTTCACACACGCTAATCGGAGGTTTTGCCGGGGCAGGGATGTCCCATGCGCTTTTTCTGGGAGACTCAGTATTGGGTGCCATAAACCTTGGGCCAACATTGAAAATAATTTCATTTATTGTTTTGGCGCCCGTAATAGGGATGCTTATATCGATTATTATAACGCTCATTATTCTACATCTGGCCAAGCGTTCGCGTCCCGCTGTAGCCGAGAAATGGTTCAAAAGACTACAGCTTATCTCTTCTGCGGCATTGAGCTTTGCGCATGGGGGGAATGACGCTCAAAAGGTAATGGGTATTATTGTAGTGGCAATGGTTGCAGGGGGGTACTTGCCAAATGCCGATCACATGCCAGAATGGATTCCCTTGACCTGTTATTCGGCCATCGCCTTAGGTACGATGAGTGGTGGATGGAAGATTGTCAAAACTATGGGGACTAAGATAACCAAGGTAACCGCACTTGAGGGGGTAGGCGCAGAAACTGCGGGAGCATTGACATTAGGGATTACGGAGCATTTTGGTATACCGGTTTCTACCACTCACACTATAACAGGGTCCATTATTGGAGTTGGCCTTGTAAAGCGCGTGTCAGCTGTTCGATGGGGAGTTACTATCAGTCTTTTATGGGCCTGGGTACTTACAATTCCGGTTTCAGCCGTTTTAGCAGGAATTACCTACGGGATTATGCATTATGTGCTGTAA
- a CDS encoding RNA polymerase sigma factor: MAFNKHHNKQLSESDLLLRYKSTGDLQLLGSLYEPYMPLVYGLCLRYLKDEAKSEDAVMQIFEQLIKKLSVHHVKNFKSWLYSLARNHCLMELRASDKNSLSIDENSFMENELIEHQEFEEDTLETKLTLMERCLAKLNKEQQQCVRLFYLDQKCYKDISIITGYDINKVKSYIQNGKRNLKLCMERNGNG; this comes from the coding sequence TTGGCTTTTAATAAACACCATAACAAGCAGCTTTCCGAAAGCGATTTATTACTACGATATAAATCAACGGGTGATCTTCAATTACTAGGTTCGTTGTATGAGCCTTACATGCCTTTGGTTTATGGTTTATGTTTAAGGTATCTAAAAGACGAAGCCAAAAGTGAGGATGCTGTTATGCAAATTTTTGAACAGCTGATTAAGAAACTTAGCGTACACCATGTTAAGAACTTTAAAAGTTGGCTGTATTCGCTTGCCCGAAATCATTGCTTAATGGAATTAAGGGCTTCAGATAAAAATAGCTTATCAATTGATGAAAATTCTTTTATGGAAAATGAGTTAATTGAGCATCAAGAGTTTGAGGAGGATACACTTGAGACAAAACTTACGTTGATGGAGAGGTGTTTAGCAAAACTAAATAAGGAACAACAGCAATGTGTTCGACTATTTTATTTAGATCAAAAGTGCTACAAGGACATTTCTATTATCACTGGTTATGATATAAATAAAGTAAAAAGTTATATACAGAACGGGAAAAGAAATCTAAAACTCTGTATGGAAAGAAATGGCAATGGGTGA
- a CDS encoding DUF4199 domain-containing protein produces MKHAWPYGVLIGILSGIWIFFIQKTGVHNREIIPSRGILGISWMEYLSVLIPFVGLYLGIRKYKKTLTNGELSFFRAFVQGFMILLVGGVLAGLATAILLQYEQQPYMEEYIGRFGGALLAGILLNFAVSLWFMNRPKNL; encoded by the coding sequence ATGAAGCATGCATGGCCCTACGGTGTTCTCATCGGTATTCTTAGTGGAATATGGATATTCTTTATACAAAAGACGGGTGTTCACAATAGAGAAATAATTCCCTCGAGAGGTATACTGGGAATATCCTGGATGGAGTATCTATCCGTTCTTATACCATTTGTTGGTTTATATTTAGGTATCAGAAAATATAAAAAGACGTTAACCAACGGAGAGCTTTCCTTTTTCCGAGCCTTTGTGCAGGGATTTATGATCCTGTTAGTGGGTGGGGTACTAGCGGGGCTGGCAACAGCTATTTTACTACAATACGAACAGCAACCCTACATGGAAGAGTATATAGGTCGATTTGGAGGAGCCCTATTAGCCGGAATTCTTCTCAATTTTGCTGTTTCCTTGTGGTTTATGAATAGGCCAAAAAACCTTTAA
- a CDS encoding Nif3-like dinuclear metal center hexameric protein: MILSELVNYLEKQAPLAYQEGYDNSGLIVGTYNKEIKSGLISLDCTEDVVHEAVESGCDIIISHHPIVFKGLKKLNGNSYVERVVMKAIKHDIAIYAIHTNLDNVNHGVNRKIADKLKLSNCSILLPKDDLLYKLVVFVPKSDAETLRDALFQAGAGAIGNYSECSFNTEGLGTFKAGDGTNPYVGNVGERHHEKEEKVEVIYPKHVEKKLVVAMHEAHPYEEVAYDIYKLQNKYHQVGSGMIGQTQEALEELDFLAIVKENLNVQVIRHSNLNGKKIQRVAVCGGAGGFLLPHAIRMGADAFVTADYKYHEFFDAEGKILITDVGHFESEQFTQELLLEIIQKKFPNFAVRLTGVNTNPINYYI, from the coding sequence ATGATTTTATCTGAACTGGTAAACTATTTGGAGAAACAGGCGCCACTTGCCTATCAAGAGGGTTACGATAATTCAGGCTTAATTGTTGGCACATATAATAAAGAGATTAAAAGCGGTTTGATATCTCTTGATTGTACTGAGGATGTGGTACATGAAGCTGTTGAAAGTGGTTGTGATATTATTATCTCTCATCACCCAATAGTCTTTAAAGGCCTAAAAAAACTCAATGGTAACTCTTATGTTGAAAGGGTGGTGATGAAAGCCATTAAACATGATATAGCTATCTACGCGATTCATACAAATCTAGATAATGTAAATCATGGTGTTAATCGGAAAATTGCAGACAAATTAAAACTTTCTAACTGTTCTATTTTACTACCCAAAGATGATCTGCTTTATAAATTGGTTGTTTTTGTGCCGAAAAGTGATGCCGAAACTTTACGTGATGCATTATTTCAGGCCGGAGCCGGGGCAATAGGCAATTATAGTGAGTGTAGCTTTAATACGGAAGGGCTCGGTACTTTCAAAGCTGGCGATGGAACCAATCCTTATGTTGGAAATGTGGGGGAAAGACATCATGAAAAAGAAGAAAAGGTCGAAGTAATTTATCCAAAACATGTAGAAAAGAAGCTTGTGGTGGCCATGCATGAGGCACACCCTTATGAAGAAGTGGCTTACGATATATACAAACTGCAAAATAAGTATCATCAGGTCGGGAGTGGTATGATAGGCCAGACTCAGGAGGCGTTGGAAGAACTCGATTTTTTAGCCATTGTAAAAGAAAATTTGAATGTACAGGTAATTAGGCACTCCAACCTAAACGGTAAAAAAATTCAGCGGGTGGCTGTTTGCGGCGGCGCCGGTGGATTTTTGCTTCCGCATGCTATCCGTATGGGCGCTGATGCCTTTGTTACGGCCGACTATAAATATCATGAGTTTTTCGATGCAGAAGGGAAGATACTGATAACCGATGTCGGACATTTTGAAAGTGAGCAGTTTACGCAAGAATTATTGTTGGAAATAATTCAAAAAAAATTTCCTAACTTTGCAGTCCGTTTAACCGGAGTAAATACAAACCCCATAAATTATTATATTTAA
- a CDS encoding zinc ribbon domain-containing protein has translation MEQTVEQKLQALWDLQTIHTKIDKIRQVRGELPIEVADLEDEVAGLETRIEKIRTELDDLEDAIVNRKNMIKEAQTAIKKYESQLNEVKNNREYDAITKEIEIQGLEIQVCEKKIREHEFEIKNKTDVYDKTEHDLEERKKDLSVKKEELDTITSETQKDEDELLHRAEGAEGLIEERLLIAYNRLRNNAKNGLAVVTIDRDSCSGCHNQIPPQRQLDIRQRKKIIVCEHCGRILVDEAFVEHNVEA, from the coding sequence ATGGAACAAACCGTAGAGCAGAAGTTGCAGGCCCTTTGGGATTTGCAGACAATTCATACCAAAATTGACAAGATCCGTCAAGTTCGCGGCGAATTGCCTATTGAAGTTGCTGATCTTGAAGATGAGGTTGCTGGTTTAGAAACCCGCATTGAAAAAATAAGAACCGAATTGGATGATTTGGAGGATGCAATCGTTAATCGTAAAAATATGATTAAGGAAGCCCAGACTGCCATCAAAAAGTATGAATCGCAACTAAATGAAGTCAAAAATAATCGTGAATATGATGCGATTACCAAAGAAATAGAGATTCAAGGGCTGGAAATTCAGGTTTGCGAAAAGAAAATTCGTGAGCACGAATTTGAAATAAAGAACAAAACGGATGTTTACGACAAGACGGAGCATGATCTGGAAGAGCGTAAGAAGGACTTATCGGTAAAGAAGGAAGAATTGGATACCATAACGTCAGAAACCCAAAAAGATGAAGACGAACTGTTGCATAGGGCTGAAGGAGCAGAAGGGTTGATTGAGGAGCGACTATTAATCGCTTACAACCGTTTACGTAATAACGCTAAAAATGGGTTGGCCGTAGTGACGATCGACCGGGATTCGTGTTCAGGATGCCATAACCAGATACCTCCTCAACGACAGCTTGATATTCGTCAACGTAAAAAGATTATTGTCTGTGAACATTGCGGACGAATCCTTGTAGACGAAGCTTTTGTTGAGCATAACGTAGAGGCATAA
- a CDS encoding lipopolysaccharide assembly protein LapB, which translates to MFQRVVLLVAVFIFATSNNIQASFDFNMNCQKAYQEALNVRLDIARDYIKKEKQHNPDNKLVYLIENYIDYFHILATDNKAEFDKLKKNKSTRLASLSEADKESPYYLFSQAEINLQWALLRGRYQEYVASAFEIKRAYNMLQENAEKFPDFLPNRIALGMVNAVLGSLPSSAQKALGTLGVHGNTMRGEKMLENLVEQLPLTDYALFYDESVFYLMQVWVNITKKKDAYNHIIAKSQKMNNHSLLKVYVQAYTSFKTGHNDAAITYLTNRPKDPSYTSYPYLDYLLAMAKINKLDLSAINTFQHFVKTSNGASMVKDAYLHMAYVALIKGDKVAYSNYIEKVASEGTSYDERDKQALNEANDGQPNVALLKARLLFDGGYYEKARQILKQENANDYQLKRDKIEYCYRFGRLCHEVGEIQNAIKLYSYAIDFGHDSKYYYAANAAVFVGNLYEQKRQYKQAADYYNRAIAMKNHDYEGSIENKAKEGLNRIAGKY; encoded by the coding sequence ATGTTCCAAAGAGTGGTTTTATTGGTTGCTGTTTTTATTTTCGCCACATCAAATAATATACAAGCGTCTTTCGACTTTAACATGAATTGCCAAAAAGCCTATCAAGAAGCACTTAATGTGAGGTTAGACATTGCCAGGGATTATATAAAAAAGGAAAAGCAGCATAACCCGGACAACAAGCTAGTTTATCTGATAGAGAACTATATCGATTATTTTCATATTCTGGCAACAGACAATAAAGCCGAATTTGACAAACTCAAAAAGAACAAATCTACCCGGCTTGCAAGTCTGAGCGAAGCCGACAAAGAGTCTCCTTATTACTTGTTTTCTCAAGCAGAAATCAACTTACAATGGGCGTTGCTGAGAGGTCGTTATCAAGAGTATGTAGCGAGCGCTTTTGAAATTAAAAGAGCCTACAATATGTTACAGGAGAATGCGGAAAAGTTTCCTGATTTTCTTCCCAATAGGATTGCTTTAGGAATGGTAAATGCGGTATTAGGATCTTTACCCTCAAGTGCGCAAAAGGCTTTGGGAACGCTGGGCGTACATGGTAATACGATGCGGGGAGAGAAAATGCTTGAGAATTTGGTTGAACAGTTACCGCTAACAGACTATGCGCTATTTTACGATGAATCGGTTTTTTACTTGATGCAGGTTTGGGTCAACATAACGAAAAAAAAGGATGCTTATAACCATATCATTGCCAAATCGCAAAAGATGAATAATCACAGTTTGCTAAAGGTTTATGTGCAAGCATATACTTCCTTTAAAACCGGGCATAATGATGCAGCTATAACGTATTTAACTAACCGGCCGAAAGATCCAAGCTATACCTCCTATCCCTATCTTGATTATCTTCTGGCGATGGCTAAAATTAATAAGCTAGATCTGTCGGCAATCAATACTTTCCAACACTTTGTAAAGACCAGTAATGGAGCAAGCATGGTAAAGGACGCCTACTTGCATATGGCATATGTAGCCCTCATTAAAGGTGATAAAGTAGCTTATAGCAACTATATCGAAAAAGTGGCAAGCGAGGGGACTAGCTATGACGAAAGAGATAAGCAGGCACTCAATGAAGCCAATGACGGGCAACCAAATGTAGCTCTGCTAAAAGCTAGGTTACTATTTGATGGGGGATACTATGAAAAGGCTAGACAGATACTTAAGCAGGAGAACGCCAATGATTATCAATTAAAAAGGGATAAAATTGAATACTGTTATCGTTTTGGACGGCTTTGTCACGAAGTAGGAGAAATACAAAACGCGATAAAACTTTATAGCTATGCGATTGACTTCGGGCATGATAGTAAATATTATTATGCTGCAAATGCTGCGGTTTTTGTGGGAAACCTCTATGAGCAGAAACGGCAGTATAAGCAGGCGGCCGACTACTATAACAGAGCCATCGCGATGAAAAATCATGATTACGAAGGAAGTATAGAAAATAAGGCCAAAGAAGGGTTGAATAGAATAGCCGGAAAATATTAA
- the pepT gene encoding peptidase T encodes MSISIEPYVHSLTERFLRYVKIDTQSDPSSTSQPSTMKQKDLGKVLVEELQGLGLTDAHLDDYGYVYASLESNTSIANVPVICFCSHMDTSPDCSGTDVQPIIHHNYQGNDLTLPNDPTQIISESNHPDLKEQHGNDIITASGTTLLGADNKAGLAAIMDAIAILVKHPEIKHGKIRILFTPDEEIGRGVDKVDIEKLGADFGYTVDGETLGSIEDETFSADGVELVVNGVSTHPGFAKNKMQSALKIASAIIEALPKDRLSPESTEGKEGFIHPVSINGSVERATIDFIIRDFSDEMLKQHERELETIAMRVVNQYPNCTFSFKVTEQYRNMKQVLDQHPEVMNIGLKAIQQTGLTPIRRSIRGGTDGSRLSFMGLPCPNVFAGEHAFHGKQEWVSVQDMQKAALTIVNIARLWAEREEI; translated from the coding sequence ATGAGTATTTCGATAGAACCTTACGTGCACAGCTTAACTGAGCGATTTTTGCGTTACGTAAAAATTGATACCCAAAGTGACCCCTCTTCTACTTCTCAACCTTCGACCATGAAGCAAAAAGACTTAGGGAAGGTGTTGGTGGAAGAACTGCAAGGATTAGGCCTGACAGACGCGCACTTAGATGATTACGGATACGTTTATGCATCGTTAGAAAGCAACACATCTATAGCGAATGTTCCGGTAATATGCTTCTGTTCCCATATGGATACTTCACCTGATTGTAGTGGAACAGATGTGCAACCGATTATTCATCATAACTATCAGGGGAATGATCTGACCCTCCCTAATGACCCTACTCAAATTATTAGTGAATCTAATCATCCAGACTTGAAGGAACAACATGGGAATGATATTATTACTGCAAGCGGAACCACCTTGCTTGGTGCAGATAATAAAGCGGGATTGGCGGCCATAATGGACGCAATAGCTATACTTGTTAAACATCCCGAAATTAAACACGGGAAGATTCGGATATTATTCACTCCTGATGAGGAAATTGGAAGAGGTGTAGATAAAGTCGATATCGAAAAACTGGGAGCTGACTTTGGTTATACCGTAGATGGGGAAACTTTGGGATCAATTGAAGATGAGACATTTTCCGCTGACGGTGTCGAGCTGGTCGTTAATGGCGTGAGCACACACCCCGGTTTTGCCAAGAATAAGATGCAGAGTGCATTAAAAATTGCATCAGCTATTATTGAGGCATTACCCAAAGATAGGCTCTCTCCCGAATCTACTGAAGGAAAGGAGGGGTTTATACATCCGGTATCCATCAACGGCTCAGTCGAGCGGGCCACTATCGATTTTATTATCAGAGACTTTTCCGATGAGATGCTGAAACAACATGAGCGGGAGCTGGAAACGATTGCCATGCGTGTAGTAAACCAATATCCCAACTGTACCTTCAGCTTTAAAGTAACGGAACAATATCGAAACATGAAGCAAGTGCTTGATCAACATCCTGAAGTGATGAACATAGGCTTAAAGGCGATTCAGCAAACGGGCTTAACTCCAATAAGACGTAGTATCAGGGGCGGTACTGATGGTTCCCGCCTATCTTTTATGGGACTGCCTTGTCCTAATGTTTTTGCCGGGGAGCATGCTTTTCATGGAAAGCAGGAATGGGTATCTGTGCAGGATATGCAAAAGGCCGCGCTCACTATTGTAAATATTGCTCGACTATGGGCAGAAAGGGAAGAAATATGA
- the dtd gene encoding D-aminoacyl-tRNA deacylase codes for MRAVIQRVSEASCKVDDKTTGEITQGLLILLGIEESDGEDDLRWLTQKIVNMRIFCDDKSLMNRSLREVDGNILLVSQFTLFALTKKGNRPSFIRAAKPDQAIPLYEQTIAELESMLDKKIATGVFGADMKISLINDGPVTIMMNTKDRDNY; via the coding sequence ATGAGAGCCGTTATACAACGCGTGAGTGAGGCTTCATGCAAAGTAGATGATAAAACAACAGGCGAAATTACGCAGGGTCTTTTGATATTACTCGGTATAGAAGAATCCGACGGTGAAGACGATTTGAGGTGGCTGACCCAAAAAATAGTGAACATGCGGATTTTCTGTGATGATAAAAGTTTAATGAACAGATCTCTTCGAGAAGTGGATGGTAATATATTACTGGTTTCGCAGTTCACCCTCTTTGCGCTAACAAAGAAAGGCAATCGTCCGTCCTTCATTCGTGCCGCTAAACCCGATCAGGCAATCCCGCTATACGAGCAAACGATAGCGGAACTAGAAAGTATGCTAGACAAAAAAATAGCGACAGGTGTTTTTGGTGCTGATATGAAAATATCGTTGATAAACGACGGTCCCGTTACCATTATGATGAATACAAAAGACCGAGATAACTATTAG
- a CDS encoding nucleotide pyrophosphohydrolase: protein MTIQEAQEAVDQWIKRIGVRYFNELTNTAMLMEEVGEVARIMARQYGEQSFKRKDKDVDLADEMADVLFVLICLANQTGIDLTKALEKNLEKKSIRDADRHKNNDKLK from the coding sequence ATGACTATACAAGAAGCACAAGAAGCAGTAGATCAATGGATTAAAAGAATAGGCGTAAGGTATTTTAATGAGCTCACTAATACTGCAATGTTAATGGAAGAAGTTGGTGAGGTTGCAAGGATTATGGCTCGCCAGTATGGAGAACAATCCTTTAAAAGGAAAGATAAGGACGTTGATTTGGCAGATGAGATGGCCGACGTCTTATTTGTACTCATCTGTTTGGCTAATCAAACAGGAATCGACTTAACAAAAGCCCTAGAAAAAAACCTAGAAAAAAAATCCATTCGCGATGCTGATAGGCATAAAAATAACGATAAGCTGAAATAA